GCGACGCTGACCAACCCGGCGCCGACCAGCCGTCGGACGGCGGCCTCCACCTCGTGCCGCTGCGGGATCGCCTGGTTGAGGTGGTCGGCGGTGGAGAGCACGTCGGCCAGGCGTACGCCCTCCGGACGGCGGCTGGTGGCGGACCGACGGTGCCGCCCGGCCCCGCTCGCGATCACCAGCGACACGAAGATCCAGGCGTCGGTCCAGCGCCAACCGTTCTCCCCCATGCAGAGATGATGACGGCGAGCGTCGCGGAAGGGAACACCCACCCACCAACCGGCCCGCCTCCACCACCGCCGAGTGCCGGCGCGCGGACCGTCGGTGAACGCTCAGCCGGCCGGGGTCACCGGCGTGCCGGCTCCCGGCGCCGGCACGCCGGCCTCCGTTTCGGTTGCGGCGGCGTGCTGCTCGGGCACCGCGAACAGCGGGATGAACAGCTGCGCCAGCGGGCCGATGGCCAGCGCGTACGCCACCGTGCCCACACCGACCGTGCCGCCGAGCAGCCAGCCCAGCGCCAGCACGGTGACCTCGATGACCGTGCGCACCAGGCGGATCGACCGGCCGGGTCGGCGGGCCACGAAACCGGTCATCAGCCCGTCGCGTGGGCCGGGTCCCAGCCGGGCGCCGAGGTAGAGACCGGTGGCGGCGCCGTTGGCGATGATGCCGGTGATCAGCAGCGCGATCCGGACGCCGAGCGGACCGCCGGTCGGCAGCAGGGCCAGTGTGGCGTCCACCACCAGACCGATCACCACCACGTTGCTGACCGTGCCGAGACCGGGGCGTTGCCGCAGCGGAATCCAGAGCAGCAGCACCAGCGCGCCGACCCCGATGGTGACCGTGCCGAAGGAGAGCCGGGTCAGCTCGGACAACCCCTGGTGGAACACGTCCCACGGGTCGAGGCCCAGGTCGGAGCGGATCATCAGAGCCATGCTGATCCCGTACAGGGTCAGCCCGGCGTAGAGCTGGGCCAGCCGTCGCGCGGGCCGGTGCCGCAGATTGCCAATCAGTGCCATGCATGCCACCCTAGGTGCCAATCCTCCCGGAGGAAGAAGCCAATATCCGAGGAGTGGCCATGACCGGTCAGGTGCGCGGCGTCCAATTGGCCCGTCTGCTCGGGCAGTGGCACGCCCTGCCGGGTCGTCGCCGCAGCCCCGACTACGCCGCCCTGGCCGGGGCGGTGCGCGGGCTGCTCGCCGACGGCCGACTGCCGCTGGGCGTCCGCCTGCCGGCGGAACGGGAGCTGGCCGAGGCGCTGCGGATCAGCCGAACCACTGTCACCGCCGCGTACCGGCAGCTGCGCGAGACCGGGCACCTGGCGAGCCGCCGGGGCGCCGGCAGCTGGACCATGCTGCCCGGCAACCACCGGGTGGCAAGCACCGGGCTGTGGACCCCGCTGGACGACCGGGAGATGATCGACCTCGGCGTCGCCGCGCTGGCCGCCCCGCCGCAACTGCTGGCGGCCGCCCGCGCCGCCGCCGAGGACCTGCCCCGCTACCTGGGCGGAGCCGGCTACCACCCGACCGGGATCATCGAGCTGCGCGAGGCGGTGGCCGACGGGTACACCGCCCGGGGCCTGCCCACCTCGGCCGACCAGATCATGGTCACCAGTGGCACCCAGCACGCGCTGGACCTGGTGCTGCGACTCGCCCTGGCCCCCGGCGGCAGCGTGCTGGTCGAGTCGCCGACCTACCCCAACGCGCTCGCCGCGCTGGCCGGCCGGCGCGCTCGCATCACCACCCACGGCCTGGCCGCCGACGCCGGTTGGGAGTCCGACCTGCTCCTGGGCAGCCTCCGGCAGACCCGGCCCAAGCTGGCCTACCTGATCCCGGAGTTCCAGAACCCGACCGGGCACCTGATGCCGGCGTCGCTGCGCGAGCGGGTGGTGGCCGCCGCCCACGCCGTCGGCACCGACCTGGTCATCGACGAGTCCTTCGTGGACCTGCCGCTGGACGGCACCGAGCTGCCCCCGCCGACGGCCACCTTCGACCGGCACAGCCGGGTGGTCAGCATCGGCGGGATGAGCAAGCCGTACTGGGGTGGCCTGCGGATCGGTTGGGTACGCGCCTCCGCCCCGCAGGTGCAGCGGTTGGCCGCCGTCCGGGTCGGCGTGGACATGGCCAGCCCGGTGCTGGACCAACTGGTCGCCGTGCACCTGCTCGCCGACGCGCCGGCCATCGTCGCGGACCGCCGCACCCAGCTCGCCGCCCAGCGCGACGCGCTGCTCGGCGCGCTGGCGCACCGGCTGCCGGACTGGCGGATCACAGTGCCGCGCGGCGGGGTGACGCTCTGGGCCGAACTGGACGGCCCGGTCTCCAGCGCGCTGGCCCGTGCCGCCGAGGACGTCGGCGTCCGGCTGGCGCCCGGCCCGCGGTTCGGCCTGGACGGGACGCTGGAGCGCTTCCTGCGGCTGCCGTTCACCCTGCCCGCCGCCGATCTCGTTGAGGCGGTCGGGCGGATCGCCGCGGTCCGCTACGACCTGGACCGGACCGGACGGCAGCGGTGGCGGGAGCCCGCCGTCATCGCCTGAGCCCGGCCGGGTCGACCGGCTGAAACGCCGGCGGCCCCGGACCCGGACGGGTACGGGGCCACCGGCGGTGCGCTCAGAGCTCGGCGAGGGAGCCGGCGTACATCTTGTCGATCTCGGCGGCGAAGTTGCTCTCCACACCGCGTCGCTTGATCTTCAACGACGGCGTGATCTCGCCGTCCTCGATTGTCAGGTCGCGCGGCAGGATCGCGACCTTCTTGATCGTCTCCCAGCGGTTGAGCTTGGCGTTGAGCTGGGCGACGTACTCCTCGACCATCGCCTTGGCCTCCGGCGAGGCGACGATGGCCGAGTAGTCGCGGCCCTCCAGCGGGCCGCCGGCCACCCACCCCCGGATCGCGTCCGGGTCCAGCGTGACAAGCATCGTGCAGAAGTTGCGGGCCTGCCCGACCACGACCGCCTGCGAGGTGTACGGGCAGATCGCCTTGAACATCCCCTCGATGTGCGAGGGCGCGATGTACTTGCCGCCCGAGGTCTTGACCAGGTCCTTCTTCCGGTCGGTGATCCGCAGGTAGCCCTGCTCGTCGAGGCTGCCGATGTCGCCGGTGCGGAAGAACCCGTCCTCGGTGAACGCGGCGGCGGTCTCCTCCGGCAGGTTGTGGTAGCCGCGCATCACCGGCCGGCCGCGGACCAGGATCTCCCCGTCGGTGTCGATCCGGCACTCCAGGTCGCCCATCGCCCGGCCCACCGTGCCGATCCGCAGCCCGGAGGGCGGGTTGACGAAGTTGCCGGCGCTCGTCTCGGTCAGGCCGTAGCCCTCGGAGATCGGCAGGTTGGCGGCGGCGAAGAAGGTGGCGATCTCCGGGCTGAGCGGAGCCGCGCCCGAGACCAGCACCCGCATCCGGCCGCCCAGGCGGGCCTGGAGCTTGCTGAACACCAGCTTCTCGGCCAACCCGTACCGCAGCTTCAGCCCGGCGGGCACCGGCTTGCCGGCCTGCTCCAGGGTCACCTTCTCCTTGCCGACCCGGACACCCCAGGCGAAGATCTTCGCCTTCGCGCCGCCAGCGCCCTGCGCTGTGGTCACCGCCTTGTTGTAGACCTTCTCGAACACCCGGGGCGCGCCGCACATCAGCGTCGGCCGGATCACCGAGAGCAGGTCGACCAGCTTTTCCACCCGCCCGTCGACGTAGGTGGGCAGGCCCACGTGGATGGCGCCGCAGAGCAGCGTCTTGCCGAACGAGTGGGCCAGCGGCAGCCACAGGTACTGCAGGTCGTCGTCGCGGAGCAGCCCGACCTCGGCCTGCGCCACGGCCTCCCAGCACCAGCCGCCGTGCAGCAGCTCGACGCCCTTGGGCCGGCCGGTGGTGCCGGAGGTGTAGATCAGGGTGGCCAGGTGCTCCGGACCGATGCCGGCCACGAGCATGTCGATCAGTTCCGGTTCGGCGGCCAGCGCGCGGGTGCCCCGCTCCTCCAGGTCGGCGAGGGTGAGCTGGGGGACCGCGGCGGTCTCGTCGGGGGCGCCGTCGAGGAGCACCACGTGGGTCAGCGCGGGCAGGTCGGCACCGGCGATCTTGGCGGCCTGGGCCGGGTTCTCCGCGAACAGCACAGTCGAACCGGAGTCGGCGATGATGTAGGTCGCGTCCGCCGGCTCGGTGGTCGGATAGACGGTGGTGGTCGACCCGCCGGCGCACATGATGCCGAGGTCGGCGATCACCCAGTCCAGGCGGGTGTTGGCGAGGATCGCGACGGGATCCTCCAGGCCGACGCCCAGGCCGTGCAGGCCGGCGGCGACCGCCTTCGCGCGCTGGCCGACCTGTTCCCAGGTCAGCCAGACGGGGCCCGACTCGTCAGGGGCCGGGGAGGCGAACGCGTGCCGGTCGGGGGTGGCCGCCACGCGCTTGAGGAACATGTCCGGGATGGAGCGGTACGGGACATCGAGAGCCATCGCTGTAGCCGCCTTCGGGGGTGGTGGCGTGACGGTCGTCACGTCATAGTGGTTACCGAAGGGTATTGCCTGGCACCGGGCATCGGCTAGCCCTGGTGATCGTCCGGGGCTCCCGTCCCGCCATCCGGTACGGCCGGATCAGGCGTAACGGGCGGCCACCAGTGACCAGTCGTAGGTTGCCCGGATCCAGTTGCGCCGGGCGGCGAGCGCCGAACGCAACTCGTCGTCGCCGCTGGCCAGCAGCGCGTCCTCCGCGCTCAGGTATGCCGTCAGCCCCTGGTTGAACCGGTCGGCCGCCGCCCGCAGGGCGCCCGGCTCGTCCGTGCCGGTCTCGTGGGCGATCACGGTCACCAGGTTGTGCGCGTCCGGGTCGGCCCGGCTCTCCTTGCCGTAGGAGAAGAGGTCGTTGCACCAGCAGACCAGGTCCACCGCCAGCAGGTCCAGGGCGGCCAGCGCCGGGTCGGCGTGCCGGCCCGGCTCGGGCGGCTCCTGCGACGCCAGGTCGGTCAGGGTGAGGCAGGGATGCACGCCGCCGATGTGTCGGCGCAGTTGGACGTACTCCGCCACCTCGGGCACCCGCCGGCGCTCCCGGTTGGTCGCCTCCCAGAGCAGCGCCAGCAGGTACTCGCGTACCTGGTGGACGAACCGCAGCAGCAGTGCCGGGCGGTCGTGCAGCCGGGTCCGGCGGCACAGGTCGTGCAGCGCGTCACCCAGCGGCCCCGCGGCCGGCGGTACGACGTCGGGGTCACCGCACCGGTCCAGCACGTCGAGAAGGGTGCCGATCGCCGGCGCCAGCCGGCCCGGGTCGGCGCCGAGGCCGTCCTCGTCGCAGGCGTCGTCCATCACGAAGAGCCAGGAGATCAGGTCGGTGAGCAGCCGCAGCCCGTCCGCCGACCCGTCGGGGGAGGCCCGCCCGGCCAGGCCGGCGGCGTCCGCCCGCTGCAACCGGTGGACCCGATGGCTGGAATCGATCAGCCCGAACGCGCGCGCCCACTCGACGCTCTCGCCGGCCACCCGATCCGTGGCCTCATGGCGCCCCGCGGGAAACGGGGGCTCCCGCAGCGCCGAGATCGCGAAAGTCCGCATAGTAACGCCCCCACTCGTGCCGCACCGGCGCGGAACGGCGCGGTGAAGCGTACGTGAGCAGGGATCGTTGCGCGTCGCTGGGAGCGATGCTTTCCACAGAGGGAGCGTGACCGTTTAGGTACAGACGGTTACATTCCCAGGCTGGCGTTGCGGAGCAACCGCGCGGACGCCGCCGAACCGTCCAACTGGACACGCGCCACCCGCTGCCGACCGGAAAGGAACAGGGCCAACTCGGCCGGGGCGCCGACCATCCGCAGCCGCTCGCCGCCGCGGCCGACGGAGATCCCGCCGTACCCCGGCGCCTGTACGTAGAGGTCCGCCGGAAAGCGGCGCAGGGCCAGTCGGGCCAGCGGGGCGACCCGCCTCCAGAGCGCGGCCTGCAGGCCGGGCGGCAGCTCGCGCGGCAGCCACCCCGACCCGGCCCGCCGTACGTCCTCGTGGTGGATGAAGAACTCCAGCGTGTTGGCCAGTTCGTCGGTCACCGGGTTGCTGACCGGGCTCCACACCGGCGGCCGGCGCACCTGCGCCACCAGGTCGGCGTAGGGCCGGGCGGCGAGGCGGCGACGGACCCGTTCGGCGTACCCGCGCAGCGGGGCCAGCATGATCCCGCCGGCCGCGTCCGGGCGGCGCTCCCGCAGCACCAGATGCGCGGCGAGGTCACGGGTCGCCCAGCCCTCGTTGATCGTCGGCGCGTCCGGCCCGAGGGCCAGCAGGAGATCCGCCAGCGCCTCGCGCTCGCCTCGGGCGTACCGCATGGCCCGATCGTAGGCCCGCGGGCCCGTCGGCGCCCGCCGGTGGATGCCGGGTCGGCATAACCGGTCTCGTCGCGCTCCGATACGTGATGGTCGACATATGCGGTCCGGGTCGGCGGGGGTGGTCCTGACCGGTAAGGATGAGGGAGATAATGGTGGCTTACGGCGGGGGAGAGCGTGGCGACCAAGACAAGTCGGGATGTGCTCGGCCGGGGGCTGGGGGTTCTCCGGCAGGCGATCCGGGAACAGCCACGGATCTTCACGGTGGCGGTGGTCGGCAGCGTGCTGTTCGGCTCGATGGTCATCGTCAGCGCGTACGTGGTCGGCGGGGTCGTCGGCGACGTGGTGGTGCCGGCCATCGCGCGGGGCGAGGTGGCCACCGGCAGCCTGGCACTGGCCGCGATCGCCCTGTTCGGCATCAGCGTGCTGCGGGTGGTCGGCATCTTCGGCCGCCGGCTCGGCGCCGGCTACATGCAGTACCGCCTCCAGGCCGCCTACCGTCGTCGGGTCACCCGCCGCTACCTGGACCTGCCGCTGTCCTGGCACCACCGCAACGCCACCGGCACCCTGCTCTCCAACGCCAACTCGGACGTCGAGGCGGCCTGGTACCCGATCGCCCCGCTGCCCTTCGCGGTCGGCACCCTGGTGATGCTGGTCGGCGCGATCGTCTCGCTGTTCGCCACCGACTGGGCGCTGGCCCTGGTCGGCCTCGCGGTCTTCCCCGCGCTGTTCGCGCTCAACGTGGTCTAC
Above is a window of Micromonospora coriariae DNA encoding:
- a CDS encoding AMP-dependent synthetase/ligase is translated as MALDVPYRSIPDMFLKRVAATPDRHAFASPAPDESGPVWLTWEQVGQRAKAVAAGLHGLGVGLEDPVAILANTRLDWVIADLGIMCAGGSTTTVYPTTEPADATYIIADSGSTVLFAENPAQAAKIAGADLPALTHVVLLDGAPDETAAVPQLTLADLEERGTRALAAEPELIDMLVAGIGPEHLATLIYTSGTTGRPKGVELLHGGWCWEAVAQAEVGLLRDDDLQYLWLPLAHSFGKTLLCGAIHVGLPTYVDGRVEKLVDLLSVIRPTLMCGAPRVFEKVYNKAVTTAQGAGGAKAKIFAWGVRVGKEKVTLEQAGKPVPAGLKLRYGLAEKLVFSKLQARLGGRMRVLVSGAAPLSPEIATFFAAANLPISEGYGLTETSAGNFVNPPSGLRIGTVGRAMGDLECRIDTDGEILVRGRPVMRGYHNLPEETAAAFTEDGFFRTGDIGSLDEQGYLRITDRKKDLVKTSGGKYIAPSHIEGMFKAICPYTSQAVVVGQARNFCTMLVTLDPDAIRGWVAGGPLEGRDYSAIVASPEAKAMVEEYVAQLNAKLNRWETIKKVAILPRDLTIEDGEITPSLKIKRRGVESNFAAEIDKMYAGSLAEL
- the yczE gene encoding membrane protein YczE; the protein is MALIGNLRHRPARRLAQLYAGLTLYGISMALMIRSDLGLDPWDVFHQGLSELTRLSFGTVTIGVGALVLLLWIPLRQRPGLGTVSNVVVIGLVVDATLALLPTGGPLGVRIALLITGIIANGAATGLYLGARLGPGPRDGLMTGFVARRPGRSIRLVRTVIEVTVLALGWLLGGTVGVGTVAYALAIGPLAQLFIPLFAVPEQHAAATETEAGVPAPGAGTPVTPAG
- a CDS encoding TIGR03085 family metal-binding protein; protein product: MRYARGEREALADLLLALGPDAPTINEGWATRDLAAHLVLRERRPDAAGGIMLAPLRGYAERVRRRLAARPYADLVAQVRRPPVWSPVSNPVTDELANTLEFFIHHEDVRRAGSGWLPRELPPGLQAALWRRVAPLARLALRRFPADLYVQAPGYGGISVGRGGERLRMVGAPAELALFLSGRQRVARVQLDGSAASARLLRNASLGM
- the yczR gene encoding MocR-like transcription factor YczR, with translation MTGQVRGVQLARLLGQWHALPGRRRSPDYAALAGAVRGLLADGRLPLGVRLPAERELAEALRISRTTVTAAYRQLRETGHLASRRGAGSWTMLPGNHRVASTGLWTPLDDREMIDLGVAALAAPPQLLAAARAAAEDLPRYLGGAGYHPTGIIELREAVADGYTARGLPTSADQIMVTSGTQHALDLVLRLALAPGGSVLVESPTYPNALAALAGRRARITTHGLAADAGWESDLLLGSLRQTRPKLAYLIPEFQNPTGHLMPASLRERVVAAAHAVGTDLVIDESFVDLPLDGTELPPPTATFDRHSRVVSIGGMSKPYWGGLRIGWVRASAPQVQRLAAVRVGVDMASPVLDQLVAVHLLADAPAIVADRRTQLAAQRDALLGALAHRLPDWRITVPRGGVTLWAELDGPVSSALARAAEDVGVRLAPGPRFGLDGTLERFLRLPFTLPAADLVEAVGRIAAVRYDLDRTGRQRWREPAVIA
- a CDS encoding terpene synthase family protein; the encoded protein is MRTFAISALREPPFPAGRHEATDRVAGESVEWARAFGLIDSSHRVHRLQRADAAGLAGRASPDGSADGLRLLTDLISWLFVMDDACDEDGLGADPGRLAPAIGTLLDVLDRCGDPDVVPPAAGPLGDALHDLCRRTRLHDRPALLLRFVHQVREYLLALLWEATNRERRRVPEVAEYVQLRRHIGGVHPCLTLTDLASQEPPEPGRHADPALAALDLLAVDLVCWCNDLFSYGKESRADPDAHNLVTVIAHETGTDEPGALRAAADRFNQGLTAYLSAEDALLASGDDELRSALAARRNWIRATYDWSLVAARYA